A single Rubrivivax gelatinosus IL144 DNA region contains:
- a CDS encoding MarR family winged helix-turn-helix transcriptional regulator yields MKQNRPAPAAFVSELMLATLRFEARRLARTDALLEPLGLTGARWQLLDTIVRAGQPQSAPQLAAALGVTRQGAQKQLDLLAACGLLAAQPNPRHRRSPLYALSAAGQREHARAAALHATWAARLAAGLPANELADALGVLQALHARLDDALPRVAGA; encoded by the coding sequence ATGAAGCAGAACCGCCCCGCGCCCGCCGCCTTTGTCTCAGAACTGATGCTCGCGACGTTGCGCTTCGAAGCCCGCCGCCTGGCCCGCACCGACGCGCTGCTCGAACCGCTGGGGCTGACCGGCGCCCGCTGGCAGCTGCTCGACACGATCGTGCGCGCCGGCCAGCCGCAATCGGCGCCGCAGCTCGCCGCGGCGCTGGGTGTCACGCGCCAGGGTGCGCAGAAGCAGCTCGACCTGCTGGCCGCCTGCGGCCTGCTCGCCGCCCAGCCCAACCCGCGCCACCGGCGCTCGCCGCTGTACGCCTTGAGCGCCGCGGGCCAGCGCGAGCACGCACGCGCCGCGGCGCTGCACGCCACCTGGGCGGCGCGGCTGGCCGCCGGCCTGCCGGCGAACGAACTCGCCGACGCGCTGGGCGTCCTGCAGGCGCTGCACGCACGGCTGGACGACGCCTTGCCGCGAGTCGCCGGCGCCTGA
- a CDS encoding response regulator produces MSERVILLVEDNPQDELLTLRALNRARVANRVDVVRDGQQALDYLFREGEFAGRAGPGLPTVVLLDIGLPKLTGVEVLQRLRADARTRTLPIVVLTSSDEDADRLACYEGGANSFVRKPVDFGEFAERVASLGVYWLATNEPLTRG; encoded by the coding sequence ATGAGCGAACGCGTGATCCTGCTCGTGGAAGACAACCCGCAGGACGAACTGCTGACGCTGCGCGCGCTCAACCGGGCCCGGGTCGCCAACCGCGTCGACGTCGTGCGCGACGGCCAGCAGGCGCTGGACTACCTGTTCCGCGAAGGCGAGTTCGCCGGCCGCGCCGGGCCCGGGCTGCCCACCGTCGTGCTGCTGGACATCGGCCTGCCCAAGCTGACCGGCGTCGAGGTGCTGCAGCGCCTGCGCGCCGACGCCCGCACGCGCACCCTGCCGATCGTCGTGCTGACCTCCAGCGACGAGGACGCCGACCGCCTGGCCTGCTACGAAGGCGGCGCCAACAGCTTCGTGCGCAAGCCGGTGGACTTCGGCGAGTTCGCCGAACGCGTGGCCAGCCTGGGCGTGTACTGGCTGGCGACCAACGAACCGCTGACACGGGGTTGA
- a CDS encoding methyl-accepting chemotaxis protein: MLRLLRRYTLRTRLLASMAVLAAALLGLGAWGVVENRIVTQRTAALFDSAQEGSDAVARLRESLANLRRLQADAIASGSNPVEVERLVGLWKSEAERVKKLDADLMKIDSDNTTIEALVKQQLAQLEQYTGIVGPLLDKLQSAVLDSAGALAYAESAEEHVVALRTTADAMLKASQSRQAQIRGELADASALAANLRLGLTVLAVAVLLPALWLTLRSVCEPLQDAVAAADRIARGDLGQDLATEGQDETAALLRSLQQMQLALRRLVGQVRESAESIQTASGEVAAGNADLSQRTEEQASNLQQTASSMEMLTDSVRHNADSAQRANELASDAAGAAAQGGKVVGQAVTTMHDIAASSQKIAEIISVIDGIAFQTNILALNAAVEAARAGEQGRGFAVVAGEVRSLAQRSAEAAREIKTLITASVERVESGTRQVSDAGQAMQEIVGKVERVSQLIHDISGATTAQSRDIGQVGDAVGQLDRVTQQNAALVEQSAAAAASLRAQASRLAEVVGVFRV, translated from the coding sequence ATGCTCCGTCTGCTCCGCCGTTACACGCTTCGAACCCGATTGCTCGCTTCGATGGCGGTGCTCGCCGCTGCCTTGCTCGGCCTCGGCGCCTGGGGGGTGGTCGAGAACCGCATCGTCACGCAGCGCACCGCGGCGCTGTTCGACAGCGCCCAGGAGGGCTCGGACGCCGTCGCCCGGCTGCGCGAGTCGCTGGCCAACCTGCGCCGGCTGCAGGCCGACGCCATCGCCTCGGGCTCCAACCCGGTCGAGGTCGAGCGCCTGGTCGGGCTGTGGAAGAGCGAAGCCGAACGCGTGAAGAAGCTCGACGCCGATCTGATGAAGATCGACTCGGACAACACGACCATCGAGGCGCTGGTCAAGCAGCAGCTCGCCCAGCTGGAGCAGTACACCGGCATCGTCGGCCCGCTGCTGGACAAGCTGCAGTCGGCGGTGCTGGACAGCGCCGGCGCGCTGGCCTACGCCGAGAGCGCCGAGGAGCACGTCGTCGCGCTGCGCACGACGGCCGACGCGATGCTCAAGGCCAGCCAGTCGCGCCAGGCGCAGATCCGCGGCGAACTCGCCGACGCGTCGGCGCTGGCCGCGAACCTGCGGCTGGGTCTGACCGTGCTCGCCGTCGCCGTGCTGCTGCCGGCGCTGTGGCTGACGCTGCGTTCGGTCTGCGAACCGCTGCAGGACGCCGTCGCCGCCGCCGACCGCATCGCCCGCGGCGACCTCGGCCAGGACCTTGCCACCGAAGGCCAGGACGAGACCGCCGCGCTGCTGCGCTCGCTGCAGCAGATGCAGCTGGCGCTGCGCCGCCTGGTCGGCCAGGTGCGCGAGTCGGCCGAGTCGATCCAGACCGCCAGCGGCGAGGTCGCCGCCGGCAACGCCGACCTCAGCCAGCGCACCGAGGAGCAGGCCAGCAACCTGCAGCAGACCGCCTCGTCGATGGAGATGCTGACCGACTCGGTGCGCCACAACGCCGACTCGGCGCAGCGCGCCAACGAGCTCGCCAGCGACGCCGCCGGCGCCGCCGCGCAGGGCGGCAAGGTGGTCGGCCAGGCGGTGACGACGATGCACGACATCGCCGCGTCGTCGCAGAAGATCGCCGAGATCATCTCGGTCATCGACGGCATCGCCTTCCAGACCAACATCCTGGCGCTGAACGCCGCCGTCGAGGCGGCACGCGCCGGTGAACAAGGCCGCGGTTTCGCGGTCGTCGCCGGCGAGGTGCGTTCGCTGGCCCAGCGCTCGGCCGAGGCGGCGCGCGAGATCAAGACCCTGATCACAGCCAGCGTCGAGCGTGTCGAGTCCGGCACCCGCCAGGTCAGCGACGCCGGCCAGGCGATGCAGGAGATCGTCGGCAAGGTCGAGCGTGTCAGCCAGCTGATCCACGACATCTCCGGCGCGACGACGGCGCAGTCGCGCGACATCGGCCAGGTCGGCGACGCCGTCGGCCAGCTCGACCGCGTGACGCAGCAGAACGCCGCGCTCGTCGAGCAGAGCGCCGCGGCCGCGGCGAGCCTGCGCGCGCAGGCCTCGCGCCTGGCCGAGGTGGTCGGCGTGTTCCGCGTCTGA
- a CDS encoding response regulator → MNVPTPPPLGVADRILVIEDLETDYELVRRHLRQHGMGAECRRAASPEAVRSALAEGGWQVVLVDHSLPGLDFDATLALVRERLPEVPVILVTGTIGEELAVDLLHRGVADFVLKDRMARLAPAIERCLHDVQRRHDAERAMRALAQSEAFNRTIVGSLGDGLFVAQDERFVFVNPALPTLLGWSRLEFEGRRFDAVVAPESLGLWQERYRQRLAPAAPEPERQYDVALLHRDGHRVWMELRAARFEHQGRPAVLGLLRDTTERRRIVAELERHRHHLEALVAERTRKAEDASRAKTAFLANMSHEIRTPLNAITGMVHLLQREATPTQHRSLSVIARAVDHLLSLVNDVLDLSKIESGKLSLERVDFALDELVERTRGMVADLAAEKRLQLVIDNRAGGERLRGDPTRLAQLLLNLLGNAVKFTERGEVRLACSLDRHDPEAPRLHLEVSDTGIGIEPERQALLFDPFEQADSSTTRRYGGTGLGLAICRHLVDLMNGRIEVRSVPGQGSSFTVEVQLEPADDDAPHVVAAEPELDEDLEALVRRRHAGARVLVAEDNEINQLVAEELLECAGLVVDMATDGQQAVERAGTTAYAAILMDVQMPVLDGLQATRALRALPGGRRVPIIAMTANAFGEDRDACLAAGMNDHLAKPVAAERLYAQLLRWLPVGEAALREA, encoded by the coding sequence ATGAACGTCCCGACGCCGCCGCCGCTGGGCGTGGCCGACCGCATCCTCGTCATCGAGGACCTGGAAACCGATTACGAGCTGGTGCGCCGCCATCTGCGCCAGCACGGCATGGGCGCCGAATGCCGGCGCGCGGCCTCGCCCGAGGCGGTGCGCAGCGCGCTCGCCGAAGGCGGCTGGCAGGTCGTGCTGGTCGACCATTCGCTGCCCGGCCTGGACTTCGACGCCACGCTGGCCCTGGTGCGCGAGCGCCTGCCCGAGGTGCCGGTGATCCTCGTCACCGGCACCATCGGCGAAGAGCTGGCCGTCGACCTGCTGCACCGCGGCGTCGCCGACTTCGTGCTCAAGGACCGCATGGCGCGGCTGGCGCCGGCCATCGAACGCTGCCTGCACGACGTGCAGCGCCGCCACGACGCCGAACGCGCGATGCGCGCGCTGGCGCAGAGCGAGGCCTTCAACCGCACGATCGTCGGCTCGCTCGGCGACGGCCTGTTCGTGGCCCAGGACGAACGTTTCGTCTTCGTCAACCCGGCGCTGCCGACGCTGCTGGGCTGGAGCCGCCTCGAGTTCGAGGGCCGGCGCTTCGACGCCGTCGTCGCGCCCGAGTCGCTGGGGCTGTGGCAGGAGCGCTACCGCCAGCGCCTGGCGCCGGCCGCGCCCGAACCCGAGCGCCAGTACGACGTCGCGCTGCTGCATCGCGACGGCCACCGCGTCTGGATGGAGCTGCGCGCGGCGCGTTTCGAGCACCAGGGCCGGCCGGCGGTGCTGGGCCTGCTGCGCGACACGACCGAGCGCCGGCGCATCGTCGCCGAGCTCGAACGCCACCGCCACCACCTCGAGGCCCTGGTGGCCGAACGCACGCGCAAGGCCGAGGACGCGAGCCGCGCGAAGACCGCGTTCCTGGCCAACATGAGCCACGAGATCCGCACGCCGCTGAATGCGATCACCGGCATGGTGCACCTGCTGCAGCGCGAGGCCACGCCCACGCAGCACCGCTCGCTGTCGGTCATCGCACGCGCCGTCGACCACCTGCTGTCGCTGGTCAACGACGTGCTCGACCTGTCGAAGATCGAGTCCGGCAAGCTGTCGCTCGAACGCGTGGACTTCGCGCTCGACGAACTGGTCGAACGCACGCGCGGCATGGTCGCCGATCTCGCGGCCGAGAAGCGGCTGCAGCTGGTCATCGACAACCGCGCCGGCGGCGAACGCCTGCGCGGCGACCCGACCCGGCTCGCCCAGCTGCTGCTCAACCTGCTGGGCAACGCCGTCAAGTTCACCGAACGCGGCGAGGTGCGGCTGGCCTGCAGCCTCGACCGCCACGATCCCGAGGCGCCGCGGCTGCACCTGGAGGTGTCGGACACCGGCATCGGCATCGAACCCGAGCGCCAGGCGCTGCTCTTCGACCCCTTCGAGCAGGCCGACAGCTCGACGACGCGGCGCTACGGCGGCACCGGCCTGGGCCTGGCGATCTGCCGCCACCTCGTGGACCTGATGAACGGCCGCATCGAGGTGCGCAGCGTGCCCGGCCAGGGCAGCAGCTTCACGGTCGAGGTGCAGCTCGAGCCGGCCGACGACGACGCGCCGCATGTCGTGGCCGCCGAACCCGAGCTCGACGAGGACCTCGAGGCGCTGGTGCGCCGCCGCCACGCCGGCGCCCGCGTGCTCGTCGCCGAGGACAACGAGATCAACCAGCTCGTCGCCGAGGAGCTGCTCGAGTGCGCGGGCCTGGTCGTCGACATGGCGACCGACGGCCAGCAGGCCGTCGAGCGCGCCGGCACCACGGCCTACGCCGCCATCCTGATGGACGTGCAGATGCCAGTGCTCGACGGACTGCAGGCGACGCGGGCGCTGCGTGCCCTGCCCGGCGGGCGCCGCGTGCCGATCATCGCGATGACCGCCAACGCCTTCGGCGAGGACCGCGACGCCTGCCTGGCCGCCGGCATGAACGATCACCTCGCCAAGCCGGTGGCCGCCGAGCGCCTGTACGCGCAGCTGCTGCGCTGGCTGCCGGTGGGCGAAGCGGCCTTGCGCGAGGCCTGA
- the cowN gene encoding N(2)-fixation sustaining protein CowN, whose amino-acid sequence MSHSPCGDCRKTDRYVSFAGIDCAGNARRIIEIIDTHLAVPGRRDRFWDYFDRKRQGGSGPRPDDLFLVHSHLNQIREYFEAWADEAAIVLLDRVEEECC is encoded by the coding sequence GTGAGCCACTCCCCCTGCGGCGATTGCCGCAAGACCGACCGCTACGTCAGCTTCGCCGGCATCGACTGCGCCGGCAACGCCCGCCGCATCATCGAGATCATCGACACCCATCTCGCGGTGCCGGGCCGGCGCGACCGTTTCTGGGACTACTTCGACCGCAAGCGCCAAGGAGGTTCGGGGCCGCGGCCCGACGACCTGTTCCTCGTGCACTCGCACCTCAACCAGATCCGCGAGTACTTCGAAGCCTGGGCCGACGAAGCGGCGATCGTGCTGCTCGACCGCGTCGAGGAGGAGTGCTGCTGA
- a CDS encoding sensor histidine kinase — translation MLPRWTDPRRSLRARFALLLGGSGLALALVTAAVVGIVQRGQLVEQQGYSMRREALLLARVLDGALRQRLEQLQATADQPLLASGLFDPGDARLLLEGLRAQQPAFAWIAIVAPDGQVRVATNALLEGADLQAEPWFAPAAHAPWIGSRRPAGALTASLGLVDGQPPQLIDMGLPMTDTAGRTTGVLVARLRWDWLRELHRSLKNDLNVDNGIESAVLDRDGRVLLGPPAWLDRPPAVPPDPEADPGLVTWPGEGEFLSDWERSPGGEGASGLVVLLRQPAALAFQPAIEMSRRLLLLGALGTAAFMLLSLWLAARVARPIGELSAAALRVVHDQPPQFAAIPPEREDEVAEVAHALRRLHDTLARRLAEQQLATARYETLFRDAPVAIYLAIEDHLLIANQACVRLFGAPGADALVGLDTAGLFHTDDAGLAELRLRQQAALEPGGAPTPTLEHRIRRLDGGIAEVESTAIGLALAEGRGVQVVLHDITEQRQAQAALRELNAQLEARVAARTAELQGANAELDAFAYAVSHDLRAPLRAMTGFSQALIEDHGAELPPPARGYLDQIVLAGQRMGDLVEGLLTLSRTLRGALSVAPVDLSALAEQTLADLRRAEPGREVAVEIEPGLVATGDRRMLAALVNNLVGNAWKYTAGCAGARIRVFSIIDDGSRWICVEDNGAGFDMAHAGRLFKAFARLHRQDEFPGLGIGLATVQRIVHRHGGRIEAEGSPGRGARFRFTLPERPRAGVNEGATA, via the coding sequence ATGCTGCCGCGCTGGACGGACCCCAGGCGCAGCCTGCGCGCGCGCTTCGCGCTGCTGCTGGGCGGCAGCGGCCTGGCGCTGGCGCTGGTGACGGCGGCCGTCGTCGGCATCGTGCAGCGCGGCCAGCTCGTCGAGCAGCAGGGCTACTCGATGCGCCGCGAGGCGCTGCTGCTGGCGCGCGTGCTCGACGGCGCGCTGCGCCAGCGCCTGGAACAGCTGCAGGCCACCGCCGACCAGCCCTTGCTGGCCAGCGGCCTGTTCGATCCCGGCGACGCCCGGCTGCTGCTCGAGGGCCTGCGCGCGCAGCAGCCGGCCTTCGCCTGGATCGCCATCGTCGCGCCCGACGGCCAGGTGCGGGTGGCGACGAACGCGCTGCTCGAAGGCGCCGATCTGCAGGCCGAACCCTGGTTCGCGCCCGCCGCCCACGCGCCGTGGATCGGCAGCCGGCGCCCGGCCGGCGCGCTGACCGCCAGCCTGGGGCTGGTCGACGGCCAGCCGCCGCAGCTGATCGACATGGGGCTGCCGATGACCGACACCGCCGGCCGCACGACCGGCGTGCTCGTCGCGCGGCTGCGCTGGGACTGGCTGCGCGAGCTGCACCGTTCGCTGAAGAACGACCTGAACGTCGACAACGGCATCGAGAGCGCGGTGCTGGACCGCGACGGCCGCGTGCTGCTGGGCCCGCCGGCCTGGCTGGACCGGCCGCCGGCGGTGCCGCCGGACCCCGAGGCCGACCCAGGGCTCGTGACCTGGCCCGGCGAAGGCGAGTTCCTGAGCGACTGGGAACGCAGCCCCGGCGGCGAAGGCGCCTCGGGCCTGGTGGTGCTGCTGCGCCAGCCGGCCGCGCTCGCCTTCCAGCCGGCCATCGAGATGTCGCGCCGGCTGCTGCTCCTGGGCGCGCTCGGCACCGCGGCTTTCATGCTGCTGAGCCTGTGGCTGGCGGCGCGCGTGGCGCGGCCGATCGGCGAGCTGTCGGCCGCCGCGCTGCGCGTCGTGCACGACCAGCCGCCGCAGTTCGCGGCCATCCCGCCCGAGCGCGAGGACGAGGTCGCCGAGGTCGCGCACGCGCTGCGCCGGCTGCACGACACGCTCGCGCGCCGGCTGGCCGAGCAGCAGCTCGCCACGGCGCGCTACGAAACCCTGTTCCGCGACGCACCGGTGGCGATCTACCTCGCGATCGAGGACCACCTGCTGATCGCCAACCAGGCCTGCGTGCGGCTGTTCGGTGCACCCGGCGCCGACGCGCTGGTCGGGCTGGACACGGCCGGCCTCTTCCACACCGACGACGCCGGGCTGGCCGAGCTGCGGCTGCGCCAGCAGGCCGCGCTCGAACCCGGCGGCGCGCCGACGCCGACGCTGGAGCACCGCATCCGGCGCCTGGACGGCGGCATCGCCGAGGTCGAGTCGACGGCCATCGGCCTGGCGCTGGCCGAAGGCCGCGGCGTGCAGGTCGTGCTGCACGACATCACCGAGCAGCGCCAGGCGCAGGCCGCGCTGCGCGAACTCAACGCCCAGCTGGAAGCGCGCGTGGCCGCCCGCACCGCCGAGCTGCAGGGTGCCAACGCCGAGCTCGACGCCTTCGCCTACGCCGTCTCGCACGACCTGCGGGCGCCGCTGCGCGCGATGACCGGCTTCTCGCAGGCGCTGATCGAGGACCACGGCGCCGAGCTGCCGCCGCCGGCCCGCGGCTACCTCGACCAGATCGTGCTCGCCGGCCAGCGCATGGGCGACCTCGTCGAGGGCCTGCTGACGCTGTCGCGCACGCTGCGCGGCGCGCTGTCGGTGGCGCCGGTGGACCTCTCGGCGCTGGCCGAGCAGACGCTGGCCGACCTGCGCCGCGCCGAGCCCGGGCGCGAGGTGGCCGTCGAGATCGAACCCGGCCTGGTCGCCACCGGCGACCGGCGCATGCTGGCCGCGCTGGTCAACAACCTGGTCGGCAACGCCTGGAAGTACACCGCCGGCTGCGCCGGGGCCCGCATCCGCGTGTTCTCGATCATCGATGACGGCTCGCGCTGGATCTGCGTGGAGGACAATGGCGCCGGCTTCGACATGGCGCATGCCGGGCGGCTCTTCAAGGCCTTCGCCCGGCTGCACCGCCAGGACGAGTTTCCCGGCCTCGGGATCGGGCTGGCGACGGTGCAGCGCATCGTCCACCGGCACGGCGGGCGCATCGAGGCCGAAGGCAGCCCCGGCCGGGGCGCCCGCTTCCGCTTCACCCTGCCGGAGCGGCCGCGGGCCGGTGTCAACGAAGGAGCGACGGCATGA
- a CDS encoding AGE family epimerase/isomerase — translation MSDTASAAPDGRASPDFRSPEFLRGHIRDTLAFYAGRAVDPSGGFFHFFIDDGPVYDRRTRHLVSSTRFVVVHALAARHFGSEPDRELVRHGLRFLHDAHRQPNGGYAWTLDWHEGRATVTDATNHCYGLAFVLLAHAHALMAGIDEARAGLDDTVALMERRFWEPSAGLYADEADADWRLSPYRGQNANMHACEAMLAAHEATGEARHLQRALDLAHGVTQRLATCGGGLIWEHWRRDGDGPWTIDWDYNRHDRSNIFRPWGFQVGHLTEWAKLLLQLDARLGEAAPAWLRETAPRWFDTALAHGWDAAHGGLVYGFGPDRSVCDGDKYHWVQAESLAAAAWLALRLDDARYWGWYERLWAYVWRHFVDHEHGAWYRILGHDNRKLTDEKSPAGKTDYHDMGACWDVLRALGALGT, via the coding sequence ATGTCCGATACCGCCTCCGCCGCGCCCGACGGCCGCGCGTCGCCCGACTTCCGTTCGCCCGAGTTCCTGCGCGGCCACATCCGCGACACGCTCGCCTTCTACGCCGGCCGCGCAGTCGACCCGAGCGGCGGCTTCTTCCACTTCTTCATCGACGACGGCCCGGTCTACGACCGGCGCACGCGCCACCTCGTCAGCAGCACACGTTTCGTCGTCGTGCACGCGCTGGCGGCCCGCCATTTCGGCAGCGAGCCCGACCGCGAACTCGTGCGCCACGGCCTGCGTTTCCTGCACGACGCGCACCGCCAGCCGAACGGCGGCTACGCCTGGACGCTGGACTGGCACGAAGGCCGCGCCACCGTCACCGACGCCACCAACCACTGCTACGGCCTGGCTTTCGTGCTGCTGGCCCACGCCCACGCGCTGATGGCCGGCATCGACGAGGCACGTGCCGGGCTGGACGACACCGTGGCGCTGATGGAGCGCCGCTTCTGGGAGCCGTCGGCCGGGCTCTACGCCGACGAGGCCGACGCCGACTGGCGGCTGTCGCCCTACCGCGGCCAGAACGCCAACATGCACGCCTGCGAGGCGATGCTGGCCGCGCACGAGGCCACCGGCGAGGCGCGCCACCTGCAGCGGGCGCTGGACCTGGCGCACGGCGTGACCCAGCGCCTGGCCACCTGCGGCGGCGGGCTGATCTGGGAGCACTGGCGGCGCGACGGCGACGGCCCGTGGACCATCGACTGGGACTACAACCGCCACGACCGCAGCAACATCTTCCGCCCCTGGGGCTTCCAGGTCGGCCACCTCACCGAATGGGCCAAGCTGCTGCTGCAGCTCGACGCCCGCCTGGGCGAGGCCGCGCCGGCCTGGCTGCGCGAGACCGCGCCGCGCTGGTTCGACACCGCGCTGGCCCACGGCTGGGACGCCGCGCACGGCGGCCTGGTCTACGGTTTCGGCCCCGACCGCAGCGTCTGCGACGGCGACAAGTACCACTGGGTCCAGGCCGAGAGCCTGGCCGCCGCCGCCTGGCTGGCGCTGCGCCTGGACGACGCGCGCTACTGGGGCTGGTACGAACGCCTCTGGGCCTACGTCTGGCGCCACTTCGTCGACCACGAGCACGGCGCCTGGTACCGCATCCTCGGCCACGACAACCGCAAGCTGACCGACGAGAAGAGCCCGGCCGGCAAGACCGACTACCACGACATGGGCGCCTGCTGGGACGTGCTGCGCGCGCTGGGCGCGCTCGGCACGTGA
- a CDS encoding Crp/Fnr family transcriptional regulator gives MPRRLARGQVLCAPGDGRNLVFFVASGRLRVHLAGTNRELTLAFLEPGDVYSTHSPAWVTAAAASTVWTIDTRAFLQRLSDDPALLPPVMAVLGRLLTGAVGLVEDLAFREVPSRLARFVLGLAQRRGERSGEALLLPLDLSFEDIASLLGSTRQTVSALVSQWQREGLLERRGRRCLRIPSAQALQALEAIAGRREPGEASPGRRTAAAPRAHSASCPSTRSRLP, from the coding sequence GTGCCGCGCCGGCTCGCGCGCGGCCAGGTGCTGTGCGCGCCGGGCGACGGCCGCAACCTCGTCTTCTTCGTCGCCAGCGGCCGGCTGCGCGTGCACCTCGCCGGCACCAACCGCGAGCTGACGCTGGCCTTCCTGGAGCCGGGCGACGTCTATTCGACACACTCGCCGGCCTGGGTGACGGCGGCCGCGGCGTCCACCGTCTGGACCATCGACACCCGCGCCTTCCTGCAGCGCCTGTCGGACGACCCGGCGCTCTTGCCGCCGGTGATGGCGGTGCTGGGCCGCCTGCTGACCGGTGCCGTCGGCCTGGTCGAGGACCTCGCCTTCCGCGAGGTGCCGTCGCGGCTCGCGCGCTTCGTGCTCGGGCTGGCGCAGCGCCGCGGCGAACGTTCGGGCGAGGCGCTGCTGCTGCCGCTGGACCTGAGCTTCGAGGACATCGCCAGCCTGCTGGGCAGCACGCGGCAGACGGTGTCGGCGCTGGTCAGCCAGTGGCAGCGCGAAGGCCTGCTCGAACGCCGCGGCCGGCGTTGCCTGCGCATCCCGTCGGCGCAGGCGCTGCAGGCGCTGGAGGCCATCGCTGGCCGGCGCGAACCGGGCGAAGCGTCGCCTGGACGACGGACGGCGGCCGCGCCCCGCGCGCACAGTGCATCGTGTCCGTCCACCCGGAGCCGACTTCCGTGA
- a CDS encoding ABC transporter substrate-binding protein, protein MRRRIAALGCWLAALALPALGATEIVVATVNNEHMIEMQRLTPHFERANPDVRVRWVTLEEATLRQRVSTDMARGSSRYDVLTIGMYETQIWARRGWLRPIDPPPDYDLADLLPAIRAGLTLDGRLYAAPFYGESSMLYYRRDLAERAGIVFPDRPSWRQVREAAERLHDPANGVYGICLRGKPGWGENLALVMTMANAFGGQWADLNWRPQLESKPWREAVSLYVELLQRYGPPGSAANGYNELLGLFRAGRCALWVDATIAAGFLSDPAASRVAGRVGFAQAPRAVTAKGANWLWTWSLAVPTTSEHPQEARRFAAWATSRAYTELVARERGWAAVPTGTRRSTYEHPQFQRVAGAFAAAERKAIDSADPDDPTLPRSPYRGIQYAAIPEFQTIGVAIGQQLAAALSGRASVDQALHAAQTTAERELRAAGYGGR, encoded by the coding sequence ATGAGGAGGCGGATCGCGGCACTCGGATGCTGGCTGGCGGCGTTGGCGCTGCCGGCGCTCGGCGCCACCGAGATCGTCGTCGCCACCGTCAACAACGAGCACATGATCGAGATGCAGCGCCTGACGCCGCATTTCGAGCGCGCCAACCCCGACGTGCGCGTGCGCTGGGTGACGCTGGAGGAGGCGACGCTGCGCCAGCGGGTGTCCACCGACATGGCCCGCGGCAGCTCGCGCTACGACGTGCTGACGATCGGCATGTACGAGACCCAGATCTGGGCCCGCCGCGGCTGGCTGCGGCCGATCGACCCCCCGCCCGACTACGACCTCGCCGACCTGCTGCCGGCGATCCGCGCCGGGCTGACGCTGGACGGCCGGCTCTACGCGGCACCGTTCTACGGCGAGAGCTCGATGCTCTACTACCGCCGCGACCTGGCCGAACGCGCCGGCATCGTCTTCCCCGACCGCCCGAGCTGGCGCCAGGTGCGCGAGGCCGCCGAACGCCTGCACGACCCGGCCAACGGGGTCTACGGCATCTGCCTGCGCGGCAAGCCCGGCTGGGGCGAGAACCTGGCGCTGGTGATGACCATGGCCAACGCCTTCGGCGGCCAGTGGGCCGACCTGAACTGGCGTCCGCAGCTCGAGAGCAAGCCCTGGCGCGAGGCGGTGTCGCTTTACGTCGAGCTGCTGCAGCGCTACGGCCCGCCGGGATCGGCGGCCAACGGCTACAACGAGCTGCTCGGCCTGTTCCGCGCCGGCCGCTGCGCGCTGTGGGTCGACGCGACGATCGCCGCCGGATTCCTCAGCGACCCGGCGGCGAGCCGCGTCGCCGGCCGTGTCGGCTTCGCCCAGGCGCCGCGTGCGGTCACCGCCAAGGGCGCGAACTGGCTGTGGACCTGGTCGCTGGCGGTGCCGACGACCAGCGAGCACCCGCAGGAGGCACGCCGCTTCGCCGCCTGGGCCACGTCCAGGGCCTACACCGAACTCGTCGCACGCGAACGCGGCTGGGCCGCGGTGCCCACCGGCACGCGCCGCTCGACCTACGAGCACCCGCAGTTCCAGCGTGTGGCCGGCGCCTTCGCCGCCGCCGAACGCAAGGCGATCGACAGCGCCGACCCCGACGACCCGACCTTGCCGCGCAGCCCCTACCGCGGCATCCAGTACGCGGCGATTCCCGAGTTCCAGACCATCGGCGTGGCCATCGGCCAGCAGCTCGCCGCCGCGCTGAGCGGGCGCGCCAGCGTCGACCAGGCCTTGCACGCCGCGCAGACGACCGCCGAGCGCGAGCTGCGCGCCGCCGGCTACGGAGGCCGCTGA